The following are from one region of the Salvia splendens isolate huo1 chromosome 2, SspV2, whole genome shotgun sequence genome:
- the LOC121790685 gene encoding uncharacterized protein LOC121790685 isoform X1 has protein sequence MSHLRFPPHKPQAVPSFYEYSILRGVRVDSVRLDSTLYCSFTVSARLTDRTGKLSAGAIASLIDEIGVAAIHKCGKPMDVSVDMWISYISDAKINYDACSENFIYGSLNGEIPMML, from the exons ATGTCGCATCTACGCTTCCCGCCGCATAAACCACAAGCGGTGCCCAGCTTCTACGAGTACTCAATCCTCCGAGGTGTCCGCGTCGACTCGGTCCGACTCGATTCAACACTCTACTGCTCTTTCACCGTCTCCGCTCGTCTCACC GATAGAACTGGAAAGTTGAGTGCGGGGGCGATTGCGTCATTGATTGATGAAATCGGTGTGGCAGCGATCCATAAGTGTGGCAAACCCATGGATGTTTCGGTAGACATGTGGATCTCCTATATTTCCGATGCTAAAATCAAT TATGATGCTTGCAGTGAGAATTTCATTTATGGCTCTTTGAATGGGGAAATACCAATGATGTTATGA
- the LOC121790698 gene encoding acyl-coenzyme A thioesterase 13-like — MEKAREFLEKYTTGEAADEVSRLRLPPHRPLAESSFYECFGGRGVRLDVLRPDLISSSFKVPPRLLGGDGNLTMGAISTLVDLLGAAVAYQGEDSWNLSADMSISYISPAKLDDELEILARCLGRRGGYSGTHVLIRNKITGAVVAEGRHSLFDARSNL; from the exons ATGGAGAAGGCGAGAGAGTTTCTGGAGAAATACACCACCGGCGAAGCAGCCGATGAGGTGTCGCGGCTCCGCTTGCCTCCCCACCGACCCCTCGCCGAGTCCAGCTTCTACGAGTGCTTCGGCGGCAGAGGCGTCCGCCTCGACGTGCTCCGCCCGGATCTCATCTCATCCTCTTTCAAAGTGCCTCCTCGTCTCCTT GGTGGAGATGGAAACCTAACTATGGGTGCGATCAGCACTCTAGTAGATCTGTTAGGAGCTGCGGTGGCGTACCAGGGAGAGGATTCCTGGAATCTATCAGCTGACATGTCAATCTCCTACATCTCGCCTGCTAAACTGGAT GATGAACTGGAGATTTTGGCAAGGTGTTTAGGACGACGAGGTGGCTACTCGGGGACGCACGTGCTCATACGAAACAAAATAACTGGAGCGGTTGTTGCTGAAGGCCGACATTCATTATTTGATGCTCGCAGCAATTTGTGA
- the LOC121790667 gene encoding beta-glucosidase BoGH3B-like isoform X1, translating into MDCVYKDPAAPVEARVKDLLSQMTLPEKIGQMTQIERSVASPAAIRHRFIGSVLSGGGSKPFENAKSADWAEMVDGFQKGALETRLGIPIFYGVDAVHGNNNVYGATIFPHNIGLGATRDADLVRTIGEVTAIEVRASGAHYAFAPCVAVTRDPRWGRSYESYSEDTEIVRKMTSLVTGLQGQPPEGHPMGYPFLAGRKNVLASAKHFVGDGGTDKGINEGNTITSYEDLERIHFAPYLDCLSQGVCSVMASYSSWNGKRLHTNHYLLTEVLKNKLGFKGFIISDWEALDRLYVPHGSNYRQSILSTINAGIDIVMVPFRYELFLDEFLSLVESGEILMSRIDDAVERILRVKFIAGLFEYPLTDLSLLELVGCKAHRELAREAVRKSLVLLKNGKDGKKPLLPLDKKAKRILVAGTHADNLGYQCGGWTITWEGTTGRITEGTTILDAIKEAVEDEAEVIYELNPTPETFSGQDFSFAVVAVGEGPYVESGGDDPELKIPFNGSELVSLVADKVPTLMILVTGRPLVLEPELLEKIDALVVAWLPGSEGRGVTDVVFGDYEFEGRLSVTWFTSVDKLPIHAGENSSDPLFPFGFGLSC; encoded by the exons ATGGATTGCGTGTACAAGGATCCCGCCGCTCCCGTGGAGGCGCGTGTCAAGGACCTCCTCTCGCAGATGACTCTCCCCGAGAAAATCGGCCAAATGACTCAGATCGAGCGCAGCGTCGCTTCCCCTGCCGCCATCAGACACCGCTTCATCG GGAGTGTGCTGAGTGGAGGAGGAAGCAAGCCGTTTGAGAATGCCAAATCGGCGGATTGGGCGGAAATGGTCGACGGCTTCCAGAAGGGGGCTCTGGAGACGCGCCTCGGCATCCCGATTTTCTACGGCGTCGACGCCGTCCACGGGAACAACAATGTCTACGGCGCCACCATTTTTCCTCACAACATTGGCCTTGGCGCCACTAG AGATGCAGATTTAGTCAGGACGATTGGGGAGGTAACAGCTATTGAAGTTAGGGCAAGTGGAGCCCATTATGCATTTGCTCCATGTGTTGCT GTTACCCGAGACCCCAGATGGGGAAGAAGTTATGAAAGTTATAGTGAAGACACTGAAATAGTCAGAAAGATGACCTCTCTTGTTACAGGCTTGCAAGGACAGCCACCTGAAGGGCATCCAATGGGCTATCCATTTCTGGCTGGAAG AAAAAACGTTCTTGCATCCGCCAAGCATTTTGTTGGTGATGGTGGTACTGATAAAGGTATAAATGAGGGAAATACCATAACGTCATATGAGGATTTGGAGAGAATTCACTTTGCACCATATTTGGATTGTCTTTCCCAAGGAGTTTGCTCTGTAATGGCATCATACTCTAGTTGGAATGGAAAGAGATTGCATACGAACCATTATCTTCTTACCGAAGTTCTGAAAAACAAACTAGGATTCAAG GGCTTTATAATATCAGACTGGGAGGCATTGGACCGGCTTTATGTCCCTCATGGTTCAAATTATCGTCAGAGCATCCTATCAACCATAAATGCAGGGATTGACATA GTAATGGTTCCTTTTAGATATGAACTGTTCTTGGATGAATTTCTTTCTCTTGTTGAGTCAGGGGAGATACTAATGTCCCGGATTGATGATGCTGTTGAGAGGATCTTGAGAGTCAAATTCATTGCTGGACTTTTTGAGTATCCTCTGACCGACTTATCTTTACTAGAATTAGTTGGTTGTAag GCACATAGAGAATTGGCACGTGAAGCTGTTCGTAAGTCCTTGGTTTTGTTAAAGAATGGGAAGGATGGAAAAAAACCTTTACTCCCTCTAGACAAGAAGGCTAAGCGAATTCTTGTTGCGGGAACACATGCTGATAACCTTGGATATCAGTGTGGAGGGTGGACAATTACCTGGGAGGGAACAACTGGCAGAATAACTGAAG GAACAACTATTTTGGATGCTATAAAAGAAGCAGTGGAAGATGAGGCAGAAGTGATATACGAATTAAATCCTACTCCAGAAACATTTTCTGGCCAAGATTTCTCTTTTGCTGTAGTGGCTGTGGGTGAAGGCCCTTATGTTGAATCGGGTGGTGATGATCCGGAGCTCAAAATCCCTTTCAATGGATCTGAGTTGGTGAGCTTAGTTGCAGATAAAGTTCCAACATTGATGATTCTGGTCACGGGAAGGCCTTTGGTTTTAGAGCCAGAGCTTTTGGAAAAGATCGATGCCTTGGTTGTTGCTTGGCTGCCAGGTTCCGAGGGTAGGGGAGTCACAGATGTCGTCTTTGGTGATTATGAATTTGAAGGACGACTGTCGGTGACATGGTTCACCAGTGTCGATAAGCTTCCGATACACGCGGGGGAGAATTCTTCTGACCCTCTGTTCCCATTTGGGTTCGGCTTATCATGCTAA
- the LOC121790685 gene encoding uncharacterized protein LOC121790685 isoform X2: MSHLRFPPHKPQAVPSFYEYSILRGVRVDSVRLDSTLYCSFTVSARLTDRTGKLSAGAIASLIDEIGVAAIHKCGKPMDVSVDMWISYISDAKINDILLLFLAHDELEITL, from the exons ATGTCGCATCTACGCTTCCCGCCGCATAAACCACAAGCGGTGCCCAGCTTCTACGAGTACTCAATCCTCCGAGGTGTCCGCGTCGACTCGGTCCGACTCGATTCAACACTCTACTGCTCTTTCACCGTCTCCGCTCGTCTCACC GATAGAACTGGAAAGTTGAGTGCGGGGGCGATTGCGTCATTGATTGATGAAATCGGTGTGGCAGCGATCCATAAGTGTGGCAAACCCATGGATGTTTCGGTAGACATGTGGATCTCCTATATTTCCGATGCTAAAATCAAT GACATCTTACTCCTTTTCTTGGCGCATGACGAATTGGAGATTAccttgtga
- the LOC121790685 gene encoding uncharacterized protein LOC121790685 isoform X3 codes for MSHLRFPPHKPQAVPSFYEYSILRGVRVDSVRLDSTLYCSFTVSARLTDRTGKLSAGAIASLIDEIGVAAIHKCGKPMDVSVDMWISYISDAKIN; via the exons ATGTCGCATCTACGCTTCCCGCCGCATAAACCACAAGCGGTGCCCAGCTTCTACGAGTACTCAATCCTCCGAGGTGTCCGCGTCGACTCGGTCCGACTCGATTCAACACTCTACTGCTCTTTCACCGTCTCCGCTCGTCTCACC GATAGAACTGGAAAGTTGAGTGCGGGGGCGATTGCGTCATTGATTGATGAAATCGGTGTGGCAGCGATCCATAAGTGTGGCAAACCCATGGATGTTTCGGTAGACATGTGGATCTCCTATATTTCCGATGCTAAAATCAAT TGA
- the LOC121790667 gene encoding beta-glucosidase BoGH3B-like isoform X2, producing MSTAPPFFLTTLALAPLDLVRTIGEVTAIEVRASGAHYAFAPCVAVTRDPRWGRSYESYSEDTEIVRKMTSLVTGLQGQPPEGHPMGYPFLAGRKNVLASAKHFVGDGGTDKGINEGNTITSYEDLERIHFAPYLDCLSQGVCSVMASYSSWNGKRLHTNHYLLTEVLKNKLGFKGFIISDWEALDRLYVPHGSNYRQSILSTINAGIDIVMVPFRYELFLDEFLSLVESGEILMSRIDDAVERILRVKFIAGLFEYPLTDLSLLELVGCKAHRELAREAVRKSLVLLKNGKDGKKPLLPLDKKAKRILVAGTHADNLGYQCGGWTITWEGTTGRITEGTTILDAIKEAVEDEAEVIYELNPTPETFSGQDFSFAVVAVGEGPYVESGGDDPELKIPFNGSELVSLVADKVPTLMILVTGRPLVLEPELLEKIDALVVAWLPGSEGRGVTDVVFGDYEFEGRLSVTWFTSVDKLPIHAGENSSDPLFPFGFGLSC from the exons ATGTCTACGGCGCCACCATTTTTCCTCACAACATTGGCCTTGGCGCCACTAG ATTTAGTCAGGACGATTGGGGAGGTAACAGCTATTGAAGTTAGGGCAAGTGGAGCCCATTATGCATTTGCTCCATGTGTTGCT GTTACCCGAGACCCCAGATGGGGAAGAAGTTATGAAAGTTATAGTGAAGACACTGAAATAGTCAGAAAGATGACCTCTCTTGTTACAGGCTTGCAAGGACAGCCACCTGAAGGGCATCCAATGGGCTATCCATTTCTGGCTGGAAG AAAAAACGTTCTTGCATCCGCCAAGCATTTTGTTGGTGATGGTGGTACTGATAAAGGTATAAATGAGGGAAATACCATAACGTCATATGAGGATTTGGAGAGAATTCACTTTGCACCATATTTGGATTGTCTTTCCCAAGGAGTTTGCTCTGTAATGGCATCATACTCTAGTTGGAATGGAAAGAGATTGCATACGAACCATTATCTTCTTACCGAAGTTCTGAAAAACAAACTAGGATTCAAG GGCTTTATAATATCAGACTGGGAGGCATTGGACCGGCTTTATGTCCCTCATGGTTCAAATTATCGTCAGAGCATCCTATCAACCATAAATGCAGGGATTGACATA GTAATGGTTCCTTTTAGATATGAACTGTTCTTGGATGAATTTCTTTCTCTTGTTGAGTCAGGGGAGATACTAATGTCCCGGATTGATGATGCTGTTGAGAGGATCTTGAGAGTCAAATTCATTGCTGGACTTTTTGAGTATCCTCTGACCGACTTATCTTTACTAGAATTAGTTGGTTGTAag GCACATAGAGAATTGGCACGTGAAGCTGTTCGTAAGTCCTTGGTTTTGTTAAAGAATGGGAAGGATGGAAAAAAACCTTTACTCCCTCTAGACAAGAAGGCTAAGCGAATTCTTGTTGCGGGAACACATGCTGATAACCTTGGATATCAGTGTGGAGGGTGGACAATTACCTGGGAGGGAACAACTGGCAGAATAACTGAAG GAACAACTATTTTGGATGCTATAAAAGAAGCAGTGGAAGATGAGGCAGAAGTGATATACGAATTAAATCCTACTCCAGAAACATTTTCTGGCCAAGATTTCTCTTTTGCTGTAGTGGCTGTGGGTGAAGGCCCTTATGTTGAATCGGGTGGTGATGATCCGGAGCTCAAAATCCCTTTCAATGGATCTGAGTTGGTGAGCTTAGTTGCAGATAAAGTTCCAACATTGATGATTCTGGTCACGGGAAGGCCTTTGGTTTTAGAGCCAGAGCTTTTGGAAAAGATCGATGCCTTGGTTGTTGCTTGGCTGCCAGGTTCCGAGGGTAGGGGAGTCACAGATGTCGTCTTTGGTGATTATGAATTTGAAGGACGACTGTCGGTGACATGGTTCACCAGTGTCGATAAGCTTCCGATACACGCGGGGGAGAATTCTTCTGACCCTCTGTTCCCATTTGGGTTCGGCTTATCATGCTAA